One stretch of Falco naumanni isolate bFalNau1 chromosome 7, bFalNau1.pat, whole genome shotgun sequence DNA includes these proteins:
- the CELF6 gene encoding CUGBP Elav-like family member 6 isoform X6 produces the protein MQLPQVPAPGPRPPVLWVPAGSKILCIEMNRPIQVKPADSEGRGEDRKLFVGMLGKQQSEDDVRRLFEPFGQIEECTILRGPDGASKGCAFVKYGSHAEAQAAINSLHGSQTMPGASSSLVVKFADTDKERTLRRMHQMAGQLGIFNPMTIQFGAYGAYTQAIMQQQAALMAAAQGTCLNPMAAIAAAQMQQMAAFNVSGLVAAPLTPSSGTSTPPGISTAPVPSIATPIGVNGFSPLPPQTNGQPTSETIYTNGIHPYPAQSPTVADPLQQAYAGMQHYAAAYPTAYAPISQAFPQQAPIIPQQQREGPEGCNLFIYHLPQEFGDAELTQMFLPFGNVISAKVFVDRATNQSKCFGFVSFDNPTSAQAAIQAMNGFQIGMKRLKVQLKRPKDANRPY, from the exons ATGCAGCTGCCGCAGGTGCCGGcgcccgggccgcggccgcccgtGCTGTGGGTGCCCGCCGGGTCCAAGATCCTCTGCATCGAG ATGAACCGCCCCATCCAGGTGAAGCCGGCCGACAGCGAGGGCCGAGGAG aagACAGGAAGCTCTTTGTGGGCatgctggggaagcagcagagtGAGGATGATGTCCGGCGCCTCTTTGAGCCCTTTGGCCAGATTGAGGAGTGCACCATCCTCCGAGGGCCTGACGGAGCCAGCAAAG GTTGTGCCTTTGTGAAATACGGCAGCCACGCTGAGGCACAGGCTGCCATCAACAGCCTGCACGGCAGCCAAACCATGCCG GGTGCCTCGTCCAGCCTGGTGGTGAAGTTTGCGGACACAGATAAGGAGAGGACCCTGCGGCGGATGCATCAGATGGCAGGACAGCTGGGCATCTTCAACCCCATGACCATTCAGTTTGGCGCCTACGGGGCCTATACGCAAGCG ATCATGCAGCAGCAGGCGGCCCTGATGGCAGCTGCGCAGGGGACCTGCCTGAACCCCATGGCTGCCATTGCCGCTGCCCAGATGCAGCAGATGGCTGCCTTCAATGTCAGTGGGCTGGTGGctgcccccctcaccccctctTCAG GTACAAGCACGCCCCCCGGCATCAGCACAGCACCCGTGCCCAGCATCGCCACGCCGATTGGGGTGAACGGCTTCAGCCCACTGCCACCGCAGACCAACGGGCAGCCCACCTCGGAGACCATCTACACCAATGGCATCCACCCCTACCCAG ctcaAAGCCCCACCGTGGCAGATCCCCTCCAGCAAGCCTACGCAGGCATGCAGCACTATGCAG CAGCGTATCCCACTGCCTACGCACCCATCAGCCAAGCCTTTCCCCAGCAAGCGCCCATCATCCCGCAGCAGCAGCGAGAAG GTCCCGAAGGCTGTAACCTGTTTATTTATCACCTGCCCCAGGAGTTCGGGGATGCGGAGCTCACGCAGATGTTCTTGCCTTTCGGCAATGTCATCTCTGCCAAAGTCTTTGTGGACCGTGCCACCAACCAGAGTAAATGCTTTG GTTTTGTCAGTTTTGACAATCCGACAAGCGCTCAGGCGGCCATTCAGGCCATGAATGGCTTCCAGATCGGCATGAAGAGGCTAAAAGTCCAGCTAAAGCGGCCGAAAGATGCCAACAGACCCTACTGA
- the CELF6 gene encoding CUGBP Elav-like family member 6 isoform X7 has product MQLPQVPAPGPRPPVLWVPAGSKILCIEMNRPIQVKPADSEGRGDRKLFVGMLGKQQSEDDVRRLFEPFGQIEECTILRGPDGASKGCAFVKYGSHAEAQAAINSLHGSQTMPGASSSLVVKFADTDKERTLRRMHQMAGQLGIFNPMTIQFGAYGAYTQAIMQQQAALMAAAQGTCLNPMAAIAAAQMQQMAAFNVSGLVAAPLTPSSGTSTPPGISTAPVPSIATPIGVNGFSPLPPQTNGQPTSETIYTNGIHPYPAQSPTVADPLQQAYAGMQHYAAAYPTAYAPISQAFPQQAPIIPQQQREGPEGCNLFIYHLPQEFGDAELTQMFLPFGNVISAKVFVDRATNQSKCFGFVSFDNPTSAQAAIQAMNGFQIGMKRLKVQLKRPKDANRPY; this is encoded by the exons ATGCAGCTGCCGCAGGTGCCGGcgcccgggccgcggccgcccgtGCTGTGGGTGCCCGCCGGGTCCAAGATCCTCTGCATCGAG ATGAACCGCCCCATCCAGGTGAAGCCGGCCGACAGCGAGGGCCGAGGAG ACAGGAAGCTCTTTGTGGGCatgctggggaagcagcagagtGAGGATGATGTCCGGCGCCTCTTTGAGCCCTTTGGCCAGATTGAGGAGTGCACCATCCTCCGAGGGCCTGACGGAGCCAGCAAAG GTTGTGCCTTTGTGAAATACGGCAGCCACGCTGAGGCACAGGCTGCCATCAACAGCCTGCACGGCAGCCAAACCATGCCG GGTGCCTCGTCCAGCCTGGTGGTGAAGTTTGCGGACACAGATAAGGAGAGGACCCTGCGGCGGATGCATCAGATGGCAGGACAGCTGGGCATCTTCAACCCCATGACCATTCAGTTTGGCGCCTACGGGGCCTATACGCAAGCG ATCATGCAGCAGCAGGCGGCCCTGATGGCAGCTGCGCAGGGGACCTGCCTGAACCCCATGGCTGCCATTGCCGCTGCCCAGATGCAGCAGATGGCTGCCTTCAATGTCAGTGGGCTGGTGGctgcccccctcaccccctctTCAG GTACAAGCACGCCCCCCGGCATCAGCACAGCACCCGTGCCCAGCATCGCCACGCCGATTGGGGTGAACGGCTTCAGCCCACTGCCACCGCAGACCAACGGGCAGCCCACCTCGGAGACCATCTACACCAATGGCATCCACCCCTACCCAG ctcaAAGCCCCACCGTGGCAGATCCCCTCCAGCAAGCCTACGCAGGCATGCAGCACTATGCAG CAGCGTATCCCACTGCCTACGCACCCATCAGCCAAGCCTTTCCCCAGCAAGCGCCCATCATCCCGCAGCAGCAGCGAGAAG GTCCCGAAGGCTGTAACCTGTTTATTTATCACCTGCCCCAGGAGTTCGGGGATGCGGAGCTCACGCAGATGTTCTTGCCTTTCGGCAATGTCATCTCTGCCAAAGTCTTTGTGGACCGTGCCACCAACCAGAGTAAATGCTTTG GTTTTGTCAGTTTTGACAATCCGACAAGCGCTCAGGCGGCCATTCAGGCCATGAATGGCTTCCAGATCGGCATGAAGAGGCTAAAAGTCCAGCTAAAGCGGCCGAAAGATGCCAACAGACCCTACTGA